The genomic segment GACGTGTCGGAGTGTGGTCGCTGAATCGAAGTCGGAAAAGCGGCAAGTTAGGGGAGCTTCTAGGCGGCTCGGGTTCGCATAAGGTTACTGGAAAGGAGAAAATTAGGTGTAGCTCCACAGCTTGCCGGAAATGGAGCGTCTACAGCAGGCGCATAGCGAAGAGTGTCGAGAGGCCTAGTGTCGGCGGAGGGTGGTTCTCTTTGCTGGGGTCCAGCGGGTTTCGGCTCAATGCTGATCGACGGTTTCGGCGGGCCAGGCTATGCGAGAGAGCGGACAATTGGACTTGTTTTTCTTATTCTTCCTTCTCAAcggggagaggagagaacAGACAGTTGACGAGTAGACACAGGGgacgcggccgtcggcaCACGGAGGCTAGAGCCAGGCGAACCAGGCGAGGAGGCGAGTTTCCAAGGAGATAAAAAGGAGGGaataagaaagaaaaacaagcCGCGCGTTGAGCAGTGCCGGGAGGGAGTTGAGCGGTGAATCAATAAAACAAGTGTTAAGGggagcgagagaaagagatggagagaaggtgggtgtatgtgtatgtTGTGTGAGCGAGAGAGATGGCAGGTGTTTCCGGAACACGGCGTCTATTGGTGGCagcgtggcggcggtgggggtGAAGGCGACGAACTTGGAAGGGGGGCTGGGTTGAGCTGCTCCTGGGCAAGTCGTTGTGGAATGAGAAAGGAGCTGAGTTGTATCCGTAGGTATTGCTATGTATTGGGCTTTAAGGAgtggaaggaagagaagagccTAGAGCCCAGGGTagaggtgagagagagttggagcgaggacgaggtctgGCTCATGCACGCATCCACATGcagggtgtgtgtgtgtgtcaagAAGGACGACTAGGAGGTCGCCTGTGTGGTGGACGTAGAAGAGTGGAAAAGAGCAGCGGATGCGGTGCGACCACGGCGGGTTGGGTTGAATAGGTAAAGACAAGACGGTCGGATGACTAGGTAGGTGGTCGCTTGCGGATGGGCTGTACACGCAAAGTGTATGTACATCTGGCTATGGCGTTTTGAGCATGCTCGGTTGAGTACCTCTACTTCATTGCCACGAAATCAGTacctccctccctcgcctAGAGACATTGCAAGTGACTGTTGGCGTTGGAGCAGGTGATGCTGGAGGAGCAATGAGAGTCTATGAGACACACAGCCGTTGAACTCGCAACTCTTCTCATtcactacctacctacagacaagaaagaaaaggtaGCGCAGGCAAGCAATTGGCTAGGAAATGTAATTAGTTCGTTCACCCGAGCGACATCAATAACATGACGACAGCATGTTTGAgaagccgccggccaggcccgtgtccctcgtcgtcttcctccatGCTCTTGCGATTCAGAGCCACAAATTATCAACGATGGATAGATGTTACTATTGTTATCATTAGTATTATCGCCCAGGGCTCTCTTAGCTTCATTTCGTCGATGCGTTTTGTGTCCATGCTCGGCTACCAAAAGCCTAAGAAACAACAAAAAACCCCAGCAGAAAGACCACTTGACATCGACCCCAATCAATACACCAGAAGCCGCTACAAAGTATGGAGACAGTGCAGTAGGTACCTACtcaaggtacctaggtaggcacaTGAACCCCACGCGATACAACGCTACTTCGGCACCTGCACCCATTGAACCGAGCGACAGAGTACACCTCACTAAGGCAAGGTACGCATGCAGTGTCCGCACTGCCGCCCGCTAGCTCGAGGGTTTATTGTACTTTTGCTCGACGCTTTTGCGCATTGGTTTGGAGATCCAGCAATAGCAGCACAGCCGCTGGAACTCGAGTCCGCCCACAACGTCAACAACAGAGACCGGGTGGTGTATCACTCTGCAAACCATAGTCTCTAGTCAGTGAGTCAACATGCTTAGGGTCATTCATTTTTTATTTTCGATACCAGCTGGGTAAGtatgtacgatgtactcgCCTGTGAAAAACACACACCAtagaaaaagagagagaaagaaaaaaaaccaccAGGCAAAGGTTCATCCGAGCGCTGCAACCAGGGTCTTCCCGGCGTCGCGACTTGGAACTGAGGTCATGGCTGCGGGTACGTTGGCTGGCTGCCCCGGCTTTCGCATTTCACATTCCACAACACATCCCCCCCACGGTCCACCAAGGGGACCTAGGGACCCTCTCGCTGATGAGAAAATCGGAAGGGAGGTTGAAAGAGAGAGTCAGTCGAACGGCTAGAGGTTTCAATGTCCCGGATGTCCCAGATGTCTGCAGCAAAGCTGATAGTCCTTCCTACTTGTATCCCCTCAGCACTAGAGACACATCAGGCTCCATTGGGTAATCGCCAAAGCTTCATCCGACAACTCTCCCCTTTTATGCTTTTTGCCTTTGCTTTCGCAAGACGAATACTTGTAATCCAAATACTCTGCGCCTGTGCTCTCAAGGAGAGGACAAAAAAAGAACACAAAAAAGACGACGCTGCTTCAGGCATCCCGCCTATTCTCATCTCAACTGCCCGACTGCCCGATGGCCCGATGGCCCCTCGTCGCACAATCGTGTCCTCCCAAGATACAAGGATCAATCCCCCAGCGACCCCCGTCGGACTAGTGCTGCAGCAATGCGCTCTCCCCGTGTCTCTTGAAAATTGAGAGGGTGCAACCAGAGCGCTGTATCAGAAACCCTCCAGTGGCGACCCTGGTTTGGTCCTTCAGCCCCCTTCCGAGTCTGGTACCCTAGGCTCTCTCTGTGCATGCCCTTGAAGTTCAAGGGGAGGGGTCCATTATTCAACACACATGAAAGCCCTGAAGAAATGGCATCCGAGCATCAAGGAACACGAAGAAAGCAAGGCTGAAGAAGAGCCCACGCTCACTCATGTAAGCCCTGCCCCCAAGTACGTCTCTTGGATGCTCTGGTACCCCTCGACCACCGACCGCGGGGCAATTAGGTTCGCCGTGTCTCTGTGCGCCGCCCACGTCCGCGACATTTCGTCTCATCTCTTCCCACCTTCCCGTCGTCTCCCGTCCTGTTGCTCGGGGCGCTGGTGAACGAACGGCTTGCGTGATTCCCAAGGTCAGCAAATGCCTGTCTGCCGCAGTCATTCCGAGGCAGCACCGCCGGCTCGCCTCCTCATCGTGGGTGGTTCCTGGTAATCAACTACCTGGTCGCAATGCACACCATCTGGCGGATAAACTGTTCCTCTCCCCAGAAGACGAACATCCTTGTGATGGATTCGATTCGTCAATCGGCCATCAGCCTCTTGGGTCATGCTCAGGAGGCCTCTACCCTATCGTATCGCTTTACGACGGTGTTACCGGCCGGTCGCCTCCACTTCCTCGACCGCCGTCCGGAGTGGGCGCCTGAGAACCTTACAAGGTCGAATGGGAGGGCCGTTCGGCCCGGTTCAACGTACAGCCAAGAAAGCATTTGTGGGTTCCGCCATTTGTCTGCGTCAGCTCCCCGTTTCCGCGAGCGTGATTCCGCCTCGCGAACGGAAAAAGGGGCAGAGCGGCCAAGGTCCGAGTGTCCTTGAGACGGTCCAGGATTTTCTACACTACAGACCGACTTGTCGAATAAAGATGCAGGCAGGCACTGTTGCCACACGCAGAGGCCCATACCAGAGGTTGACCTTAAAGAAAACCTACCGAGGCGACACCGCAAATAGGCAACGTGCTAGACTTGGCAGGCAGGCACGTTTCCGCGGATTCACCCTTGGCTTTTCTTGTTCCCAGGGATGCCGTGCCGCAGCTCGCGGGGGCCGGCGCTCGCCTTCGACCTGTCATTGGGGGTTCTCTTCGGGATGGCCTTTCGCGTTCCTGCAGCTTGGAGAGGCGGACTGTGGACGTGCCGGGTTGTTTCTTCGTCTCGTCCATCTGGAGCGCTGCCCGTCTCCAAGTGGTTCGATGCCCGACACACACCACAAAAGAGTCTGTCGTTGATGGGCAGAACAGTTACACAGCCCCCAACGGGCGATTGCTCTTCCGCGTGCGCCATGAACCGGCAGATCCCTGTCATAGGATTTGCTGGTAAGTTGAGGTGATGGTACTGTCTCTGGGCCACGATGACGACTCAGAGCCAAGAACTGCCTTCAGTTGTCCGGATACGTACCGAGGCGCAAGCACGGAAGCACACGCCACACTCTCCAGCTTGGGCCACCTTCTTCCATCCATAAGATGCTCAAATCCCCACCGCCTTCCTGAATAGGACAAGGTCGGTAGATCTCCAATCAAGCGCGTCAGGTTCGTCATCGACTGTGAGAGCATTGCCTCTCCGTCGCAAGAGAATACGGACCACCGCACCCCGACCGCCGCTCCATCTCCCCATCGCACGAAATCGCACGCAATGGCAAAGAAGGCTACGAATTGGAAGTTGTGGGGGAAGATGATGCTCGGGTATGGCGCCGCCCCCCCGGCAAGACGTTTGCGAACAGCCGACTGACCAAACTCGCAGCGGAGGCGCATTCTGCATCGGCGGCCCGGCCTTCACCATGTGGGTGACACCaacggaggaggagctgttCAAGAGATACAACCCCGAGCTGCAGGCAAGGAGCCTGGCGAACCGCGAGAAGACGCAAGCCGAGTTTGACCACTTTGTCACCAAGTTGAAGGAGTACTCCAAGTCAGACAGACCGAGTGCGTATCGCTTTTCCGGTCCTAGGATTCGGCTTTGGCTAACGAGAAGCAGTCTGGACGGTACGAGACGAGGACATTGAGAGACAAAGGGTGGCACGGATCCAAGAGCAAAAGAGAAAGGAAGCCGAGCTGAAGGCGCAGCAAGCGGCGATGAGGCGAGAGTCGGGAATATCTGATGATCTGGACTGATGTCTTGTCTCAATTCTGCAGACCGCACTGTACAATTATACGTGATGGATTCGGATATTGGGCGTGTGCTGTGCCGTGGGCGACTGTATAACAACAAGAGATACCATGCCGGCCTCTGAGGGCTGGCTCGTTGGCGTTCAAAATCTCGGGTACGGCTTGACGATTTCGGGTGAGCTGCAATTCAGGAGGGGCTGGCTGCTTCCTGGGCGGAAAGAAATAATCTCAACGTGACCAAAATGTTCAGTGGTACACCCATCGTCATCGTGTCAATGAGACCCCTCCAAGGACCAAAAAAACCATAAGGCTCGCCGCCATGCCCCACCCCACTCATATCGGTGTGTGCTCGGTGAACATTCCGCCAAAAAGGAACGTACCTCTCGGCACATACTAATTCCGCAAGCGAGTCAACTCTTGGCAACGCACAAAACGTCCATCATCACATTGCTCACCCAGAGGTCAGAAGCGGCTCAGCCTTACGATACTGGATAGATAGCAGTACGGGACCGTGACGAGACGAACGAATTACGGTAggccttctttttttttcattttcTCCGCCGCGCCGGGACCGGACGGGAAAACCTTCGTCGTCACCTGGCCGTGCCTCGCCAGAGAGGGGGGTCGGCCGGTGGCTGCCCGCCCGGGTTTTTCCCACCTCCAACCACATTTTTTGCTAATTGCCCTGGCCTCTCGCACAGCACAGCTCCTTCTTACTCTTCCCCCACCCGCAAAACCTCCCCAAACCGTCAAAAGTTCGAGCATTTGCCCACCATGTCGGACGTTCAGGAACGcctcaagaagctcggcgCCTCCGCGCGTATCGGTATGTCTCTGGCAATTTTTTTCAATGTCCCCAGGATTGAATTATGGTGGTATGGATCGAACGAAATGAGTGACTGACTTGTTGCGCGCAGGGTATGTGTGACCTCCGAAAAATGACCCCTCACTTGCCCTCCATTTCCTCCCTCACCGAATCGacgaaaagagagagggaaagcCCACAAACCGCTGTCCCGCGATTGCTGTTGCACTTAACAATGACTGACGTTTCGATTCCTTTTCGCCCGACAATAGCGGCAAGGGCACCCCCCGCAGAAAGATGAAGCGTGCGCCCGCGCGCTCCGCtgccgacgacaagaagctcCAGGCCGCTCTGAAGAAGCTCAACGTCCAGCCCAtccaggccatcgaggaggtCAACATGTTCAAGTCCGACGGCAACGTCATCCACTTCGCTGCTCCCAAGGGTAatgacccccctccccccttcctgcTTTGCCTCAACGAGGAAGCTGTCACCAAGCATCCGAGTTGGGAGACCATTTTTACTAAGATGCCACACCCTGCCAACAGTTCACGCCGCTGTCCCCGCCAACACCTTCGCCATCTACGGCAACGGTGAGGACAAGGAGCTCACCGAGCTCGTCCCCGGCATCCTTAACCAGCTCGGCCCCGACTCCCTCGCCTCTCTCCGCAAGCTCGCCGAGAGCTACCAGAACATGCagaaggagggcaaggacggtgaggaggacgacatccccgacctcgtcgagggtgaGAACTTCGAGAGCAAGGTCGAGTAAATGCGAACCAAATATAAAGAGGACTATTAAAAAAAGGGAAGCCCACAAGCCGGgttctttcttcttttttattttttggTCGGAGTTTGATCGCGATGCCGGGTTCCCGTGGATATATCATCTGAAGCGTGTGGATTAAAGGAATGGGGTCAGGGTTGAAAAAGAAATCCAAAAGAGTCAAACTTTCATTTCCCAAACGCGACGATCGATAGGAGACGGGCCTTCTTCATGCCTGTACTTTTCCCACGGAACGGCGAAACAGTTTGGGACCTCGTGAAAGTGACGGACCACAAGCTGCGTGAACAACTGAGGCTCAAAGTCAACACACCTCTATCCATGCAATACCATAAGGAACACAGATGCTGGAAAATAATGAATGTGAGGGTGTCTACGCTTTGGTGGAATGACCTGATGATGTGAAGGTCTCATCCGCCAGTTGCCCTTTGGTAGAAACTGCGCAGGACGAATCTAGGGTGCTGTGTCTATAATCACAAACGCGAGAAGCCGTCGTCTCCGACATTCACAACCCATCCTGCCAGACCCTCTTTCCTGGCGATCCTCTTCGCCTCGCGTCTATCTGCCAGGAGCTCGCCTCCCTTCACCTGCGCATACGTCTCAATATCGACGGCGCGCCGTAGCAACTCCGCGCCGTCCCCTTCCAACCTCCCGGTaagcgccgccgcgagctcCCACATCCTCCTCCTGGACACCAGGCTCGCGC from the Colletotrichum destructivum chromosome 10, complete sequence genome contains:
- a CDS encoding Putative nascent polypeptide-associated complex NAC domain, NAC A/B domain superfamily → MSDVQERLKKLGASARIGIGKGTPRRKMKRAPARSAADDKKLQAALKKLNVQPIQAIEEVNMFKSDGNVIHFAAPKVHAAVPANTFAIYGNGEDKELTELVPGILNQLGPDSLASLRKLAESYQNMQKEGKDGEEDDIPDLVEGENFESKVE